The Coregonus clupeaformis isolate EN_2021a chromosome 37, ASM2061545v1, whole genome shotgun sequence sequence GTAACGGTGTAATCCATTGGTGTAACCTGCCAGATTATAGCCCTATTTCGAATTTGCATTCAATTGAGCCGTGCTCCTGTGTAGTATGGGAGGAGGTAAATGCTGTCATCTAGTGGTGAAATACAAAATGTAATGGGAAGAATTTCTGAATACTACTACCCTGAAAAAAAAGGAAAAAGCCCTAGCCCAAACCTCcaggcacttgtgtagatctaAAATATATCGATAGGTATCTCTAGGATAACAATAAAGACAGGATCTATTTTTTGGTTTAACTTTTTAatggaaaataataaaaatagatTCAGTATAGCTTTATACTATACAATAAAAATCTCTAAAAGGAGAAAACATTTTCTACCTATAAGATGGAGGGGGGGATGGATTCATAATTGGTCTGTTTTTTTTATGGGCCATCTCAGCAATAACTGAATAATAAGTTATATAACATTGGGAATGTCAAACAAAAGGAAAATAATGACTTCAAAGCATAAAACCAGTTAATTTGGGCATAGAAAGTGCTTCCCATATACAACACTTCTTCTTGAACCAGTGTGGATGAGGGGTGGCAACAGTACTGTTTTCAGAAGTGTCCAGGAAGTTAATTTGCTTAAGCCTTTTCCGTTGTCTCAAACGTCAGTCCTTTACATTGCATACTTTTGAGTCCAATCTCTTGCTAATCTGTTGTACctgtaaaaacaaaataaaatgtaaaccAGGTTTAACAAAGATTTGAGCAATCTACAGCCAAATCTTACATTCAGCCAGTCTTTTTTAAGCAGCCATATCATTATAAAGTAGATACAGTATCTTGTAGGAGTGTCTACTTTCAGAAGAGATGTTTATTCTATAATTGACTACAAGCTTTACACACGAAATAAATGTCACGTTCATATATTTTTCCTGCTAAAAgaagaatggtgtgtgtgtgtgtcaacttaCTTTTCTTTGTCCTGCTTGTAGATGTGTGCTATGTCTGGGACTAGGGGGTCATCTGGGTTTGGGTCACATAGCAAAGAGCATATGGACAATAAAACTGGAAGAACAAAAAGGCAGGGATAACTAGGATGAGTTTATTTTTGCAATTACACCAGCAATAATATTGTAATTGTCAACATTGTCAAGCTTAACAGTTGGAGAACAAATCAGGAAAAAATGTCAGATGCATTTTGCAACTAACTTTCATGAGGGTACAAAAGACACACAAAAAACAAGTTGGTTTACAAACTGCGAATGTAAGCCAGTTTGTCTTACCTTTCGAAACTGTAAGTGCTGGGGACCACTGTGACCTCAGAATGTCCAGACAGATGCTACCATTACTGTTTATGTTTGGGTGATAGATTTTCGTTGTGAAGGCTACCTATGGAAAGAAAATACAtgcagagaaaaaaaaacaaaaaaaagtcagGCATATATACTGCATGTGGTTTAGGGTACTCTACACCCAAGGGGATATTGTGTAATAACAGGAGCTGTGAGGTGTTTCTAACCTTTGGTGGTTTGAAGGGATAGTCTGTTGGGAAGTGGATGGTGAGGAAGAACACTCCTCCCTGATATGGGCTGTCAGTCTAAAAGAGGGGTGAAAGGTTCATTGTTAAAACAGTACTGTGAACCGTAAAGTAGCACACAATACTCCATATACGTATATGTTAAAGCCCACAGTCAGCCTCCCTTTACTGGTCATTGTTTACAGTAACAGAAGTGTGATGGGGGTTTACTGGAGGTGACACATATCCAAGCATATCATACAAGCAACTCAGTTATAGTAGGCTATATAGTAAGACAAGCAGACTAACACTCGTTCCTTCGGTGGTGCAAAAAGGTTGATCTTATAACAATGGGATCAATGCAGAATAAATGGCTTCCATCAGCAATCAACACAATATTGACACTATTGTCTACTAAAGACTTAGAAACAATGATGAGAATTTAGAAAAGGGCTTACAGGTCCCATGATTGTGGCTTGCCAATGAAACACTGTAAAAGAAAGATGAGACAGATAAAATCATATAATTATtgacaataaaatgcaaatggcGCCAAAAGGAATTAATTGACTGAGGTCAATACCCCTTCATTTCCATCATTTTATTTCTGCATTAATTTTAGTTTATTTGAGATGGCCACAAAAGCTGTAGTGAAACGTACAGTCCTCTCCAACTGGTCCGGCTGAGCATTGAGCAGGAGGGTCCCTTTGCAAGTCATGTAGCtcctgtaaaataaaataaaacaattaacaTGGTAGCACAATGAATGATGTATAGGGGGAAAATTCTATACATATAGTGCATTGTCTACCTAACAAT is a genomic window containing:
- the LOC121553561 gene encoding ubiquitin-conjugating enzyme E2 D4; this translates as MALKRIQKELHDLQRDPPAQCSAGPVGEDLFHWQATIMGPTDSPYQGGVFFLTIHFPTDYPFKPPKVAFTTKIYHPNINSNGSICLDILRSQWSPALTVSKVLLSICSLLCDPNPDDPLVPDIAHIYKQDKEKYNRLARDWTQKYAM